In one Lycorma delicatula isolate Av1 chromosome 5, ASM4794821v1, whole genome shotgun sequence genomic region, the following are encoded:
- the Coq4 gene encoding coenzyme Q4 isoform X1: MQMIHFINNFGLINTNIMQVGRTATAFLNFCLVSRKQSNSTSTIISDVNTFYDDYKTNHIPTTRFQKMALTVASSFVSLLDPARGDMIAILGEASGESALHHMRNKMMTNQEGRKILQNKPRINSRTVDLSKLAKLSENTLGKTYHNFLVKNKVSPDSRLPVQFVDDVELAYVMQRYREAHDLIHALLYQPTNMLGEVTVKWVEAIQNRLPMCIGGALFGAMRLAPKQRVKYVEKNLPWAIKTGMNSEFLLNIYFEKRWEQSIQEIYNEFNITPIN; the protein is encoded by the exons atgatacattttattaataattttggattaattaatactaatataatgCAAGTTGGTCGTACAGcaacagcatttttaaatttctgtttggtTAGTCGTAAACAAAGTAACAGTACTTCTACTATTATCAGTGATGTTAATACGTTTTATGATGATTACAAAACCAATCACATACCAACTACAAGGTTTCAGAAAATGGCTTTAACTGTAGCATCTTCATTTGTTTCTCTTTTAGATCCAGCAAGAGGTG ATATGATTGCAATTTTAGGTGAGGCATCTGGTGAATCAGCATTACATCATATGCGTAATAAGATGATGACAAACcaagaaggaagaaaaattttaca aaataaaccaCGGATTAATTCTAGAACTGTTGATCTTTCCAAACTGGCAAAATTATCAGAGAATACATTGGGAAAaacatatcataattttttagtaaaaaat AAAGTCTCTCCAGATTCACGTTTACCAGTGCAATTTGTAGATGATGTTGAATTGGCTTATGTAATGCAGAGGTATAGAGAAGCACATGACTTAATACATGCATTATTATATCAACCTACAAATATGCTtg GTGAAGTTACAGTTAAATGGGTTGAAGCGATACAGAACCGATTACCAATGTGTATTGGTGGAGCATTATTCGGTGCAATGAGGCTAGCACCAAA aCAGCGtgttaaatatgtagaaaaaaatttaccttgGGCCATTAAGACAGGAATGAATagtgaatttttattgaatatatattttgaaaaacgaTGGGAGCAATCCATTCAAGagatatataatgaatttaatattactcctattaattga
- the Coq4 gene encoding coenzyme Q4 isoform X2 has product MIHFINNFGLINTNIMQVGRTATAFLNFCLVSRKQSNSTSTIISDVNTFYDDYKTNHIPTTRFQKMALTVASSFVSLLDPARGDMIAILGEASGESALHHMRNKMMTNQEGRKILQNKPRINSRTVDLSKLAKLSENTLGKTYHNFLVKNKVSPDSRLPVQFVDDVELAYVMQRYREAHDLIHALLYQPTNMLGEVTVKWVEAIQNRLPMCIGGALFGAMRLAPKQRVKYVEKNLPWAIKTGMNSEFLLNIYFEKRWEQSIQEIYNEFNITPIN; this is encoded by the exons atgatacattttattaataattttggattaattaatactaatataatgCAAGTTGGTCGTACAGcaacagcatttttaaatttctgtttggtTAGTCGTAAACAAAGTAACAGTACTTCTACTATTATCAGTGATGTTAATACGTTTTATGATGATTACAAAACCAATCACATACCAACTACAAGGTTTCAGAAAATGGCTTTAACTGTAGCATCTTCATTTGTTTCTCTTTTAGATCCAGCAAGAGGTG ATATGATTGCAATTTTAGGTGAGGCATCTGGTGAATCAGCATTACATCATATGCGTAATAAGATGATGACAAACcaagaaggaagaaaaattttaca aaataaaccaCGGATTAATTCTAGAACTGTTGATCTTTCCAAACTGGCAAAATTATCAGAGAATACATTGGGAAAaacatatcataattttttagtaaaaaat AAAGTCTCTCCAGATTCACGTTTACCAGTGCAATTTGTAGATGATGTTGAATTGGCTTATGTAATGCAGAGGTATAGAGAAGCACATGACTTAATACATGCATTATTATATCAACCTACAAATATGCTtg GTGAAGTTACAGTTAAATGGGTTGAAGCGATACAGAACCGATTACCAATGTGTATTGGTGGAGCATTATTCGGTGCAATGAGGCTAGCACCAAA aCAGCGtgttaaatatgtagaaaaaaatttaccttgGGCCATTAAGACAGGAATGAATagtgaatttttattgaatatatattttgaaaaacgaTGGGAGCAATCCATTCAAGagatatataatgaatttaatattactcctattaattga
- the Coq4 gene encoding coenzyme Q4 isoform X3, whose translation MQMIHFINNFGLINTNIMQVGRTATAFLNFCLVSRKQSNSTSTIISDVNTFYDDYKTNHIPTTRFQKMALTVASSFVSLLDPARGDMIAILGEASGESALHHMRNKMMTNQEGRKILQNKPRINSRTVDLSKLAKLSENTLGKTYHNFLVKNKVSPDSRLPVQFVDDVELAYVMQRYREAHDLIHALLYQPTNMLGEVTVKWVEAIQNRLPMCIGGALFGAMRLAPNVLNM comes from the exons atgatacattttattaataattttggattaattaatactaatataatgCAAGTTGGTCGTACAGcaacagcatttttaaatttctgtttggtTAGTCGTAAACAAAGTAACAGTACTTCTACTATTATCAGTGATGTTAATACGTTTTATGATGATTACAAAACCAATCACATACCAACTACAAGGTTTCAGAAAATGGCTTTAACTGTAGCATCTTCATTTGTTTCTCTTTTAGATCCAGCAAGAGGTG ATATGATTGCAATTTTAGGTGAGGCATCTGGTGAATCAGCATTACATCATATGCGTAATAAGATGATGACAAACcaagaaggaagaaaaattttaca aaataaaccaCGGATTAATTCTAGAACTGTTGATCTTTCCAAACTGGCAAAATTATCAGAGAATACATTGGGAAAaacatatcataattttttagtaaaaaat AAAGTCTCTCCAGATTCACGTTTACCAGTGCAATTTGTAGATGATGTTGAATTGGCTTATGTAATGCAGAGGTATAGAGAAGCACATGACTTAATACATGCATTATTATATCAACCTACAAATATGCTtg GTGAAGTTACAGTTAAATGGGTTGAAGCGATACAGAACCGATTACCAATGTGTATTGGTGGAGCATTATTCGGTGCAATGAGGCTAGCACCAAA CGtgttaaatatgtag